Part of the Paenibacillus sp. JNUCC32 genome is shown below.
AGAACATCCCCATCCAGAGCGTGTCCCCGGGCTGCGACTGCTCAATGCCCTCCAGCACATATTTATAGATTTTTCCTTCCGTCAAATAACGAACATCGACGCCGTTTGGTTGACCTGAAGGCTGCACCGCCGGCTTGGAGCCGGGCTCGTATTCCGGCAGCTTGATCGGGCTTGTAAGGTTAACGGCGGCTTGCTCCGCCGCAAGCATATCGCCGATGATGTCCCCGCTCGTTTCGAAGGCGATGTTCGAGTGGAAGGCGCTGGCGTCATGCATGTTGGCCGAAGTCACCAGCGCGGTGTTCTCGCTGATCACGACTTTGCGGTGATTGGCTTTTACGTTCAGCAGCTTCAGATAGGAGCGAACGGTAATATCGGGTGCCTCGGTTGCCATCAGATTGGGGAGCGTGCCTTTGCCGGACTGGCCAAACCACTGAATGAACGTGCGCCATACGGCGGAATAAGCGGGCGTGGAGTCCCGCAGCCGGTTGACATCAGTTACAATCACATGAATGCCTGCTTCCTTCATGGACTCGAACTCCGGCGGCGTATAGGAGCCGTACCCGGTATTCACTTCGTCGGTGATAAAGAAGATATCCATATCGGGATGGTTCTTCTTATGGGTAACGAGGCGACGGGCAAGCTCTTCGCTGACTTTCGGGAATGTTTGGTCCTTATGGGCATATCCGTTGAACAGAAACATATCGATCACCAGGAATTTTCGCGATTCGTCGATAATTTGGCCGATGCGCGGTCCGATTTCTTGATCGTGGACAGGCTGGCCGTCCGGTCCGGGATAGGTCAGGTCGATCCACATCTTCACGTCGCTCCGGTAGACTGGACTTTCATAGGAAATTCCACTCGGAAGAGGTTTATGAGTCTGATAGATCATCACGCCGATTAGCCATAGCATGAGAAGGACAAGACCCATGAATATTGTTTTTCGCATTCGGGAGCTTTTGGCATGAGGATTTTCTGGCAGGGGCTGCGTGCCTGGACCCGGTGCAGGTGGTTTAGCTGAATTACGGTTATGGAACAAATGGCGGAAGTCCAAGATCGCCCATCCTCCTATCTTTTCTATTCGTAGGTCGTATAACGTTAATTAACATGAAAGTGCTGCCCTGACGCACTCCAGTTTTTGCAATTCGGCAAGCACCGCGTTTGGGGATGATCCCGGGAAGCCGGGGCAGAATGCTATTTGGGAAGGTTTGTTGGGTTTCGAATATACGGGAGATCGTGAGAGCATCGGTATTAAAATTGTCAAAGGATGTACATATCATGCAGCTGGGACAACCTGCGACGTCAATGATATGCTTTAAATACGGTTTTATTAAGGATGAGTGAATCGGATAAGGAGGCACGGAATGAACTCAGAACATGAACAGACTGCGGGCAAACCTGCAACCGTTTCAGGCGGAGGATCAGGAAGATTTGGGGGCAGACTGATGCCGGAAGTGCCCACCGGCGAGCGGAAGATCGAGCATGTTCGATTATGCCTGGACGAAGAAGTGGGCTCCGTGGGGGTAACCACCGGTTTTGAACGTTACCGTTTTCGTCACGCCGCACTGCCGGAGATCGACTTTGGAGAGATTAAGCTGGACACGACGTTTCTTGATTTTTCCGTACGAACGCCATTCTTGATCAGCTCCATGACTGGCGGAAGCAAGGCCACCGGAGAGATCAATATGCGTCTTGCGGAAGCGGCGGAACGGCGCGGCTGGGCGCTGGGTGTCGGCTCCGTGCGGGCTGCGGTGGAGAAGGAGGAGCTTGCTTCGACATTCCGCGTGCGCGAGAGCGCGCCGAGCGTGCCGGTGATCGCGAACCTAGGAGCGGTGCAGCTGAACTATGGCTTTGGCCTTGACGATTGTCAGCGGGCGGTGGATATCGCCGGTGCGGATATGCTGGTTCTCCATCTAAACGGACTGCAAGAAGTGTTTCAGCCGGAAGGGAACACCCGGTTCGGCCGTCTGCTGGGGCGCGTCGAGGATTTGTGCCGCACGCTTTCGATACCGGTCGGGATTAAAGAAGTGGGCTGGGGTATCGATGGCGAAACGGCGCGGTCTCTGCTGGACGTCGGGGCAGCGTTCATCGACGTGGCCGGTGCGGGCGGCACCTCATGGAGCCAGGTCGAGAAATTCCGCAGCCCGGATCCGGTCCGCCGCGCTGCGGCCGAGGCTTTTGCCGGGTGGGGCAATCCTACCGCGGAATGCATCGCGGAGGTGCGCGAAGCCGCGCCGGCCTGCGCGCTGATCGGCAGCGGCGGGCTGCAAAGCGGCGTCGATGCGGCCAAAGCGCTCGCGCTTGGCGCCGATCTGGCAGGTTTCGGCCGCGGACTCCTGGGCTCGGCGGTCGATTCGGTTGAAGCGCTCGATCAGCGGCTTGCCCAGGTGGAGCTGGAGCTGCGGACGGCCATGTTCGGTATCGGCGCGGGGAATATCGAGGCCCTGAAGTCCACCAAGCGGTTGATTCGTGCCTAAAACAGCGCGCAGAACACCGCAGAACGGGAATTCGCGATGGCAGTATATTCGTGTTGAAGTCTATTGGGTATCTGCTATAATTAATAAGATTGTTTAGCTGGTGATAGAGGCTTGGCGTATAGATCCCGAGCTTCGTATACTTATAAATAAGAGTAAACCTGATAAGGAGTTGTCACATAAATGGCTTTAAAAGCTGGAATCGTCGGTTTGCCGAACGTTGGCAAATCTACATTGTTTAATGCGATTACGCAGGCGGGCGCCGAGTCGGCAAACTACCCGTTCTGTACGATTGATCCTAACGTGGGCGTCGTGGAAGTGCCGGATGAGCGCCTCGACAAATTGACCGAACTGGTTCAGCCGAACAAGACGGTACCGACCGCTTTCGAATTCGTCGATATCGCGGGCTTGGTTCGCGGCGCGAGCAAAGGGGAAGGTCTTGGGAACAAGTTCCTGGCCCATATTCGGGAAGTGGATGCGATCGTTCATGTGGTCCGCTGCTTTGAAGAC
Proteins encoded:
- a CDS encoding phospholipase D family protein, encoding MRKTIFMGLVLLMLWLIGVMIYQTHKPLPSGISYESPVYRSDVKMWIDLTYPGPDGQPVHDQEIGPRIGQIIDESRKFLVIDMFLFNGYAHKDQTFPKVSEELARRLVTHKKNHPDMDIFFITDEVNTGYGSYTPPEFESMKEAGIHVIVTDVNRLRDSTPAYSAVWRTFIQWFGQSGKGTLPNLMATEAPDITVRSYLKLLNVKANHRKVVISENTALVTSANMHDASAFHSNIAFETSGDIIGDMLAAEQAAVNLTSPIKLPEYEPGSKPAVQPSGQPNGVDVRYLTEGKIYKYVLEGIEQSQPGDTLWMGMFYLADSKVMERLLQASDRGVDIRLILDPNQNAFGRDKIGIPNRPAAAELIQKSKGKISIRWYNTGTEQYHTKLMYIAKPTGKSIITGGSTNFTKRNLDDLNLENNLWIAAPQNHPLTRDLDRYFHRIWFNEDAQFSLDVDAYLGKTTWMKDILFKLQKSLGFTTF
- the fni gene encoding type 2 isopentenyl-diphosphate Delta-isomerase — translated: MNSEHEQTAGKPATVSGGGSGRFGGRLMPEVPTGERKIEHVRLCLDEEVGSVGVTTGFERYRFRHAALPEIDFGEIKLDTTFLDFSVRTPFLISSMTGGSKATGEINMRLAEAAERRGWALGVGSVRAAVEKEELASTFRVRESAPSVPVIANLGAVQLNYGFGLDDCQRAVDIAGADMLVLHLNGLQEVFQPEGNTRFGRLLGRVEDLCRTLSIPVGIKEVGWGIDGETARSLLDVGAAFIDVAGAGGTSWSQVEKFRSPDPVRRAAAEAFAGWGNPTAECIAEVREAAPACALIGSGGLQSGVDAAKALALGADLAGFGRGLLGSAVDSVEALDQRLAQVELELRTAMFGIGAGNIEALKSTKRLIRA